The following DNA comes from Colletes latitarsis isolate SP2378_abdomen chromosome 13, iyColLati1, whole genome shotgun sequence.
TTTGATCTCAAGTTTTTATTGATTTCATTTCTTTTGCACAGTAACTAAATCTTAACGTAGTAGGTGagcaaatgaaacttttttcatcGATACTTTCATATGTTTTGATCGTTCTGTGTTGTAAAGAATCGTAGAATATTATCACGGAAGACTGGAAACGACAAATTGGCTACAAAGCTCAGGATTGCATTAAAATGACAATGCATTAATTTATACATTTGAATTTTAGAAATACTTCTgcttttatatatttctttaaagCTATAAAACAATTGTTATGCTACAATCGATACATCTTTCCTTGCATTGTGCTCTTTGGAAGATATCTACTGTATAAAACCAGTTATCAAGTAACTGAAAATTAATGCATTTTAGAAAATTTACCCTTCATCATGCatctgtatttttatttttgtaaacagAGTATTTAAAAAGTATAACTGCAATTCTCAATTTAGTTTACACTACATGTTCTTTTGTTATAAGCATTGAATATTCtgttattaacactagattgccTTTGACtgcttttcaatttcaattagaaAAACAATTATGTATATAATGACACAGTTTCAATTTTATAACAAAACAAAATTTGGAGTTGATACGACGGACCGAATGGCCAGAAAATATACAGTAAAATCTAGTTCTCGTAGATGGCCCCTCCAAATatttctcaatattttagattcggCTGCTATAAATGCTCGGATCCTTTACAAACAAACAACAGGAATACAAATACAACAAAAACAGTTCTCGTTTCAATTAGTAGAACAGCTTTCCACCGATTACAGAGCTGCAAGACAGAAAAATTCATCGGAACATGAAGACCCGCAACATCATCAAATACAACGTATTCTAacagacgaaaaatttgtcaagtACGACTTTGCCAcaacaaaacaaataatatatgtgaaaaatgtaaaagtatgtTTGCGGAAGATGTACACATAAAAAGATTTCCACTTTCATTTGCTTAAAATGTACAAACAATAATgcataaattattttcttttccaaatgaagtaaattttttttatttttaatacctaCTAATAACTTGTTGTATGACTGtagataatataaaaaatatcaaaaattaattttaaacaaatttatttacacattattctttcgcaatgcagtcattttgactgcttttggACAATATAGGTATATACTAAGTTTCAGTCACAACAAATTAATCGTTGTGGAGTACGTAATCGCGTCGCTCGCGCTTTAAAGCTAGTAACGAAAGAAACCTCCGTCCAGGTGGCGCACGCGTCGACATTCGCCGACTGAGACGACGCAAGATTTATTTTGGTTTAGAAATTAGTGTACTACAGTGAAAAGCAGAGGTGCAAGGCCGTGCTTTTTCGCAGCACTTGCTCGGGACTCAATTTTTAAGTACTTGCTTATCGGAGATCAAGAACTGAAAGAATGACCCGTACGTTTCAACTATTTTCTTATTGCAACGTTTGAGGCAGTTACGATCTAATTAAGTAAATTTAGAACAGCGTATTAATATTTCACGTCTGCCATTTGTCTGTTAAATAACTTTCGGGTCAAAGACTCGACACTTGACTGtatttttttctcagaaattatgcttttattgattatttataCCACTAACTCGATATATTCGCGTGTGTACGAAAGTGACCGTATTCGTGATAACTCGCGATGACAATTCGAACCTTTTGTTTCTCGTTATTccctatttaaaatatttacccttTACTTTATCTTTTGTTTTCAGATCCGTAGTTGTTTATCGAACTGTCATATTCTTAAGATTTCTTTGTCAGTGTTTTTATGGCAGACGTGAAATCTCGTAATTGGTATTGCAATGTCATTTTTGTTTGTTCGAACTGTGACGTTCGAAATTCCTTTTTATGATATAGAATACTAATCGTAATCACGTTTTGAGACTCCTCGATCATATTTTGAATTGTTAAAAATGACATTTTACTGATTATATTTGAACAGTTCCGTTTATACAAAGAAAACTGCATATTTAAGTTTCATATTTTCGTCTCAAGGTCTAATTAGACTTCGAGCAAATTTTGCCACCATAAGTAGCATCTTTTACATAATTCTATATTTTTACGTGTTTTACAATTGTAATTTGTTGTATGTAACAAGTTtggataattttttatattatttgaatACAATCTTGTAAATTGCAACTTTTACTTTCGAGTTTTGGTGGCAATTTTATTGGTTAGAATAATTTAACCCTTTTTGTTTACATGTACAGTCAGTCCCACAAGTATTCGTAACCTCATTCCTTGTAAGAGAAATTTGTTCAAATCAAGGGATGCATTTGAAATTTTGCAATAAACTTTTTGCTATAAATGATCACAGgtataaagtttatttataccaaattataacgaaattgattaactaataacaaaaatatattgattttacTATTGCGTAGTACgtaaaacagtcaacgaaagtaTTCGTACCATTTTTAGCAAAGTCTGTTTTCTTTCGTTTCGAATGCCATTTCACGTTGAAAATAATTTCCATGGATCATAGTCGGTTGAGCAAACGCTAATAAAGTAGTCTATTGCATCAAAATAACATGAATAATTAGAAATGAGTCGAAAGAAGTCCGAGACTGCTCTAGAAGAACGTAAAATAGTTTTTAAATTACTCCAAGGGGGCAAAAGTTATGTTGAGATAGGGAAAATAATCTACAGAAGTAAATCGACTATCCAATTTATCATTAAACGGATAAAAGCAAGCGATAGTTTGTTAAATAACGAACTGGAAGACCAAAGATTTTAACCGTTCGAGAAAGAAAAGCTATAATACGTCAAGTACAACAAACTCTTCAACTTGGTGCACCTAAGTTAGCTATAATGCGTAACGATATGTTTATTAAAAAAGTTTCTGTTGAAACTTGTGCGAAGAATATTGAAAGATGAAAATTttcatggtcgaacacccttcgttagtaaaattaacaaaataaagAGATTAGCATTTGCAAAGGAGTGCAGAAGTCAAAGTAATACCTTTTGGAAAGTTATTTTCTCAGACGagtcgaaatttaatatttttggatgtGACGAAGGAGAAAGCTTAATAAAGAACTAGAATTAAAGAATCTACAACCGACTGTAAAGCATGGTGGAGGCTCCGTGATGGTTTGGGCAATCTTGTCTTTATCGATGGAATTATGGataaaataaagtataaaagtatACTCGAAGAAAGCAAGACTACTATTTCCAACACGACAGCGACACGAGCAACTCAGATTGTTCGTGAGTGGATACTTTACCACGTTCCTCATTTTGTACGTACACCTCAGAGTTCAGATACAAATAGAAAACTTATGGAgggaaatagataaaagactACGCGAAATTTCCAATAGACAAATgctaaaagaaaaaattgtggAAGTTTGGAATAGTATTGAAACAAATATCACTTTAAAACTGGTAGAAAGTATGATAAATCGATTGAACGATGTAATAAGACATAAAGGTGGACACAATACTTGAAAATTAATACAAAGTAAAGAAGTTACCATAATATGCGAGTTTTTGACAAAATCTACACtggtacgaatacttttgtggACTGCTATTACTACGCAGAgtaaaatcaatatatttttattattagttagttaatttcgttataatttggtataaataaTCTTTATACATGTGTTCATTTATAGCAAAAAGTTTATTGCAAAATCTTACATGCATTGTTTGATTTCAATGCATTTCTCTTACAAGCAACGAGGATACGAATACTTATGAAACTGACTTCGCAATTCATATAATGCGTATTTGTAAATATCTTAATTAATAGTGAAAGTGTTCGTTGACAGTGGCAAGCATAGTAATAATAAAATAGTTCCTTAGTTTTCCTTTTTGAAATTTCGAGGTCATAGATGTTTTTTAACATAGAATCATTTCTTTTCTATTTTGGTACTGttcaattatttcaaataaacttGTACTGCTTCGATTTAATATGTATTTTTCTGTAACGCATATATTGTTATTACAATAAGTAAgaatattgtattttatttttgtctATTTCTTATATAGGTGGAAATCAGCGCGAATTAGCACGAgccaaaaatatgaaaaaaactGCAAAGAAATCAGCTGCTGAACAAGACAGTAACAAAGGTCTTTCGTTGGAACAGCGTAAAGCACGGTAACAATTAATACATAAATTTGTATGTAATAACACactttcaaatccttctaaagaattattaaaaatatataccgAGTATTCAGTCACccgtgagaaaaattttaatgggggattctagaggccaaaataagacgaaaatgaagaataccaatttgttgattgaggcttcgttaaaaagttattaacgtttaaagtcgcgAGTCTTGTGAGTGAGAATCAGTATCACGCGCACACAGTTGTGCGCAGGTTGCTGTCTCACAGGCGAAactataaatgttaataactttttaacgaagcctcaatcaacaaatttgtattcttgattttcgtcttattttggcctctagaatcccccattaaaatttttcccatgggtgtacATACATGGTGTTCagtcacccgtgggaaaaattttaatgggagattctagaggctaaaataagacgaaaatgaagaataccaatttgttgattgagccttcgttaaaaagttattaacgtttaaagttgcgagtcttgtgagtgagaaccagtATCACGCGCACACAGTTGtgcgcaggttgcctatctacagacgcaactataaacgttaataactttttaacgaagcctcaatcaacaaattagtattcttgattttcgtcttattttggcctctagaatcccccattaaaatttttcccatgggtgtacATACATGGTGTTCAGTcatccgtgggaaaaattttaataggagattctagaggccaaaataagacgaaaatgaagaatactaatttgttgatggaggcttcgttaaaaagttattaacgtttaaagtcgcgAGTCTTGTGAGTGAGAATCAGTATCACGCGCACACAGTTGTGCGCAGGTTGCTGTCTCACAGGCGAAactataaatgttaataactttttaacgaagcctcaatcaacaaattaatattcttgattttcgtcttattttggcctctagaatcccccattaaaatttttcccatgggtgtgcatacagggtgttcagtcacccgtgggaaaaattttaatgggagattctagaggccaaaataagacgaaaatgaagaataccaatttgttgattgaggcttcgttaaaaagttattaacgtttaaagtcgcgAGTCTTGTGAGTGAGAATCAGTATCACGCGCATGCGGCTGtgcgcaggttgcctatctacagacgcaactataaacgttaataactttttaacgaagcctcaatcaacaaattggtattcttcattatcgtcttattttggccaatagaatctcccattaaaatttttccctcaaAATTCATTGTGTTTAATAGCCAACCACAAAATTGTTATAATTTCCAGCTTTAGTTATAAttcttaattataaataaattctattaaAAGTTTTGAATTTGAAGTTAATATTAGTTCTAGAAGATGGATATTTAAGATTTGGAAtaactataaattaaaaaattattaaacaaataTAATGGAAGTTAAAATTGCATGTTTTACACGCGTAAGGTACAAAATAAATACTTGAAATTACTTTTGTAATTATAGAGATGCGGAACGAATGAGAGAAAAACAACTCAAGAAGCAGCAAGACCAGGACAAAGTTAAACAATGTGCAAGATAATTTTGTCAATATGCCATGCAAATTCTTTGGCTGAATTCAGTATAAAACTTTGACAGTTGTGTTATTAAAATTCCTGATCATAAAGGCACCAAAGTTAAGCTTAATGTGAGTGCATAAAAGATTCATAGTGTTCTTGATCATAGAAAATATCTTCAGACTGCGTACCACAGAACTTAGTTAAAATAATCATGTTATTTACGTGTTGTTCACAGAAATAATAATAGTCATTGTGTATAAAATTATTGTTACCTAAACCTTAATGGTCAAAGAAAATGCGCATTTGACTTGTCCATCTAGATATAAGGAACTGAATTAAACATGAGGGTATTTGTAGTACTAATTTTCAATTTGTAAATTGAAGTTTTTAGTTATTTAATATGTCGTGTAAGAAGTAATTTTAACAAAGTACAGTATCAAAAAGGTATGTACCTTTGTTATATTGTTTGGCTCATAATAAATCGCTTAATTTTAAAATAGACATCGAATTTTCCTGCTTCATGGTACTCTGAAAGTAAAACTGCCACAATAGGACATGCATATTTGAGCTTAATAATTGGAAATGCCCATTGAGAGGTTAGGAAATATATTGTAAGCTATATTAGCTAGATAATCCACAGAATAATTATTCTGTTTCATTATAATTAAAGTCTAGTGTTTATTGTAAGCTTCTTTTCTTTATAGTAAGAGTAATATTATTGCTCATTAAATaaggtgatcccacattactgatCGAATTTTAATCAGTATTAATCAATTCTTCCGTTGTAACCAATGCATACGTTTAGATGCTATTTATCATAAAAATGTTAGAAACGTAATCACAAGTAATGAATAACCCGTTTTCAATTAAAGTGGGATTGTCGCTTCAATGTTAGTAAAATGCGACTTCCTCATTAATAATCATGTTGTACATTCACTGAAAATAGGGaatttattattgtttattaAAAGTATCATTAGTA
Coding sequences within:
- the LOC143349451 gene encoding putative SERF-like protein, which codes for MTRGNQRELARAKNMKKTAKKSAAEQDSNKGLSLEQRKARDAERMREKQLKKQQDQDKVKQCAR